A window of Pseudodesulfovibrio hydrargyri contains these coding sequences:
- the hmcA gene encoding sulfate respiration complex hexadecaheme cytochrome HmcA produces the protein MANGKRILRLTAIVIALAGVLGFQLEAMGMFDAASETAGRPDVIMIDTIAKLESLEQPAAVFRHDLHTKALKDQGMSCESCHKKDAEGSMTLAFDRLEDGARANMSASELKDMYHNGCISCHVKSEEKGFKTGPKAGECRSCHQERPEAADRVPAGMDNMLHFVHWDSKVIPADAGKDTNCGACHKKAGEEDSWRYSEAAKTEPLKDVFHSQCVTCHESMIEKKADRSGPVQCAGCHGEKETAERAVELAKNLKAMGGTLPRLPRKQPDAALMFHGEPGEIGTIVAFDHKSHEAVTDSCLTCHVDGVNAPLNKSYVAMHDASVDTSCVGCHIKEQAKPECAGCHAARSTVKQPSDATCGVCHTKVGDDLKPALTAEAPKEMKQAIAQRFVDARADKRPEAVAIDDIPDVVTIGTISDKYQPSKMPHRKIVLKLMEGMKDDPLATAFHSAPKAICSGCHHNSPAYATPKCSSCHTQTDGNRPSLKAAYHGQCMDCHKQMKLEKPASTNCVACHEKKTN, from the coding sequence ATGGCAAACGGTAAACGGATACTGCGATTGACTGCCATCGTGATCGCGCTGGCCGGCGTGCTCGGCTTCCAGTTGGAAGCCATGGGCATGTTCGACGCGGCGAGCGAGACCGCCGGGCGACCGGACGTGATCATGATCGACACCATCGCCAAGCTGGAGTCACTTGAACAACCCGCGGCCGTGTTTAGGCACGACCTGCACACCAAGGCCCTGAAAGACCAGGGCATGAGTTGCGAATCCTGCCACAAGAAGGATGCCGAGGGGAGCATGACCCTGGCCTTCGACCGGCTGGAGGACGGGGCCCGGGCGAACATGTCCGCGTCCGAACTCAAGGACATGTACCACAACGGCTGCATCTCCTGCCACGTCAAGAGCGAGGAGAAGGGCTTCAAGACCGGTCCCAAGGCCGGCGAATGCCGCAGCTGTCACCAGGAGCGGCCCGAGGCCGCCGACCGGGTCCCGGCGGGCATGGACAACATGCTCCACTTCGTCCACTGGGATTCCAAGGTCATCCCGGCCGACGCGGGCAAGGACACCAACTGTGGCGCCTGCCACAAGAAGGCGGGCGAAGAGGACAGCTGGCGGTACTCCGAAGCGGCCAAGACCGAGCCCCTCAAGGACGTCTTTCACAGCCAGTGCGTGACCTGCCATGAGAGTATGATCGAAAAGAAGGCCGACCGCTCCGGCCCGGTGCAGTGCGCCGGCTGCCACGGCGAGAAGGAAACCGCCGAGCGCGCGGTGGAGTTGGCCAAGAACCTCAAGGCCATGGGCGGCACCCTGCCGCGCCTGCCGCGCAAGCAGCCCGACGCCGCGCTGATGTTCCACGGCGAGCCCGGCGAGATCGGGACCATCGTGGCCTTTGACCACAAGTCCCACGAAGCGGTCACCGACAGCTGTCTGACCTGCCACGTGGACGGCGTGAACGCGCCGCTGAACAAGAGCTACGTGGCCATGCACGACGCCTCCGTCGACACCTCCTGCGTGGGCTGCCACATCAAGGAACAGGCCAAGCCCGAATGCGCGGGCTGCCACGCGGCCCGGTCCACGGTCAAGCAGCCCTCGGACGCCACCTGCGGCGTCTGCCACACCAAGGTCGGCGACGATCTCAAGCCCGCCCTGACCGCCGAGGCTCCCAAGGAGATGAAGCAGGCCATCGCCCAGCGGTTCGTCGACGCCCGCGCGGACAAGCGGCCCGAGGCCGTCGCCATCGACGACATCCCGGACGTGGTCACCATCGGAACCATCTCCGACAAGTACCAGCCGAGCAAGATGCCGCATCGCAAGATCGTGCTCAAGCTCATGGAAGGCATGAAGGACGACCCGCTGGCCACGGCCTTCCACTCCGCGCCCAAGGCCATCTGCTCCGGCTGCCACCACAACAGCCCGGCCTACGCCACGCCCAAGTGCAGCAGCTGCCACACCCAGACGGACGGCAACCGGCCGAGCCTCAAGGCCGCCTATCACGGGCAGTGCATGGATTGTCACAAGCAAATGAAGCTCGAAAAGCCCGCCTCCACCAATTGCGTCGCGTGCCACGAGAAGAAAACCAACTAG
- the hmcB gene encoding sulfate respiration complex iron-sulfur protein HmcB, which translates to MLRRTFLGLLGAAGASAALVKPTQAGNKHFGPHPDTHGVLFDATRCIGCRQCEQACNEVNELPAPDKPLDDLTVLDTERRTDEKTYTVVNKYQTALGPVFRKMQCNHCLEPACASACFVRAFKKQPNGAVTYDASVCVGCRYCMVACPFSIPAYEYDEPLTPRVRKCTMCYPRLMEGKLPGCVERCPKEALVFGKRDELIRIARERIAQYPDKYVDHVYGEHEMGGTSWMYLSGVPFTEIGMREDLGTASAPELTAGPLAAVPMVVGLWPVLLGGIYAVSKRNAKVANDERVKAVKDALKRAGEEAEKKLHEELGKAEQASQRRIEVEVKKAVEEALAPKEEDAGSNEEES; encoded by the coding sequence ATGTTACGCAGAACCTTCCTCGGATTGTTGGGTGCCGCGGGCGCGAGCGCAGCGCTGGTCAAGCCGACCCAGGCCGGAAACAAGCACTTCGGCCCGCACCCCGACACCCACGGCGTGCTCTTTGACGCCACCCGCTGTATCGGCTGCCGCCAGTGCGAGCAGGCCTGCAACGAGGTCAACGAGCTGCCCGCACCCGATAAACCCCTCGACGATCTGACCGTGCTCGACACCGAGCGCCGGACCGACGAGAAGACCTATACCGTGGTCAACAAGTACCAGACCGCCCTGGGCCCGGTCTTCCGCAAGATGCAGTGCAACCACTGCCTGGAACCGGCCTGCGCCTCGGCCTGCTTCGTGCGGGCCTTCAAAAAGCAGCCCAACGGCGCCGTGACCTACGACGCCTCGGTCTGCGTGGGCTGCCGCTACTGCATGGTGGCCTGCCCGTTCTCGATCCCGGCCTACGAATACGACGAACCGCTGACCCCTCGGGTGCGCAAGTGCACCATGTGCTACCCCCGCCTGATGGAGGGCAAGCTCCCCGGCTGCGTGGAGCGGTGTCCCAAGGAGGCGCTGGTCTTCGGCAAGCGCGACGAGCTGATCCGGATCGCCCGCGAGCGCATCGCCCAGTACCCGGACAAGTACGTGGACCACGTCTACGGCGAGCACGAGATGGGCGGCACCAGCTGGATGTACCTGTCCGGCGTGCCCTTTACCGAGATCGGCATGCGCGAGGACCTGGGCACCGCATCGGCCCCCGAGCTGACCGCCGGTCCCCTGGCCGCCGTGCCCATGGTCGTCGGCCTGTGGCCCGTGCTGCTGGGCGGCATCTACGCCGTGAGCAAACGCAACGCCAAGGTCGCCAACGACGAGCGCGTCAAGGCGGTCAAGGACGCCCTGAAACGGGCGGGCGAAGAGGCCGAGAAGAAGCTTCACGAGGAGCTTGGCAAGGCCGAGCAGGCCAGCCAGCGGCGCATCGAGGTCGAGGTCAAGAAGGCCGTCGAAGAGGCGCTCGCTCCCAAGGAAGAGGACGCCGGAAGCAACGAGGAGGAGTCCTAG